One part of the Arabidopsis thaliana chromosome 4, partial sequence genome encodes these proteins:
- a CDS encoding binding protein translates to MDEELLLTRILAGIEGGDDESDYHELVTDLKSLLDTDDDEILNRFYGSLSSMASSFLRCISAAMDSPVESGRLAILASDAYLSLLLSTNCPVFTFFSPIAFLSLLGSIRRYLKRRDDSAGQGSNSQREKGNKKKRGRGKRNLGYEDGEETEEGGFDAKLMFIVLEKLGSVLSFVHLDRFPDSLKSLVQTVSEIPLLALEHSGVLNYDRLMEMCGKILGGVLNSDHGDMALTAAEISKSLTPLLLMGKHQARSFALGFVSRKLMSLAKDNPELKKVVSNLPKFLVHKAPEKAEPRGFAVEAVLEIVKAMEVEGQSEFVDFVMKMCQGKSNFRVLAVDIIPLLISSLGNPLGDISSENGLKDSWGLGCIDALVQRCSDTSALIRARALSNLAQVVEFLSGDERSRSILKQALGFNGETSEGKGAVTDLLKKRCVDEKAAVRRAALLLVTKLTSLMGGCFDGSILKTMGTSCSDPLISIRKAAVSAISEAFRICTDEIVTTEWLHSVPRMIMDNETSIQEECENVFHELVLERILRAGNVLSPDSASLPNNRNTTSKDLDRDIEALFPEGVLVLLRELCNSEVSPWVTKICGSLGKKKRLKPRVALALQCIIKESESLWLSRSMPINRWTAPAGAWFLLSEVSVYLSKSVEWEFLHHHWQLLDKNDVQGLDEQGDEQGVECNSSTWAGDRVCLLQTISNVSLQLPAEPAADLADNLLKKIENFNLHSAEVDAHVKALKTLCKKKASTSEEADMLVKKWVEQVSLKASKVTEKYIEGVSSHNHSFVTPATLGSRRSKRLDTVSKKLSKAVTAVYTIGSCVIIYPSADTTKIVPFLHTVITSGNSDSKLKNKLPQANVCLKQKAPLLYSQSWLTMAKMCLADGKLAKRYLPLFAQSDCAALRNNLVVAMTDFCVHYTAMIECYIPKITKRLRDPCEVVRRQTFILLSRLLQRDYVKWRGVLFLRFLLSLVDESEKIRRLADFLFGSILKVKAPLLAYNSFVEAIYVLNDCHAHTGHSNPDSKQSRTKDQVFSIRGNDERARSKRMQIYVTLLKQMAPEHLLATFAKLCAEILAAASDGMLNIEDVTGQSVLQDAFQILACKEIRLSVSRGASSETADIEEEGGDAATAKGRAITHAVRKGLIQNTIPIFIELKRLLESKNSPLTGSLMDCLRVLLKDYKNEIEEMLVADKQLQKELVYDMQKHEAAKARSMANQGVACGTSHRNGEPEASAASEENVRDSGLESRVVSAAADVVAAKAARSVLREVNGGAATPPLSAMSVPKLRSSRGVSQSGRPSADVLESLRRRPTFMSDDES, encoded by the exons ATGGATGAAGAGCTTCTGCTCACTAGAATCCTTGCAGGAATCGAAGGAGGAGACGATGAATCTGACTATCATGAACTCGTCACGGATCTCAAATCTCTACTTGATACAGACGATGATGAAATTCTCAATCGATTCTACGGTAGTCTCTCCTCAATGGCTTCTTCGTTTCTCCGCTGTATCTCCGCCGCCATGGATTCTCCGGTTGAATCAGGCCGTCTTGCTATTTTAGCCTCCGACGCTTATCTCAGTCTGCTTCTTTCCACGAATTGCCCcgttttcactttcttctctccgATTGCGTTTCTTTCTCTACTTGGCTCAATTCGCCGCTACCTCAAACGCCGTGATGATTCCGCCGGTCAAGGGAGTAATTCGCAGCGAGAGAAAgggaataagaagaagagaggacgTGGTAAGAGGAATTTAGGGTATGAAGATGGGGAAGAGACTGAAGAAGGTGGATTTGATGCGAAATTGATGTTTATAGTGTTAGAGAAGCTTGGCTCGGTTCTGAGTTTTGTTCATTTAGATAGATTTCCTGATAGTTTGAAATCTTTGGTACAAACTGTGAGTGAGATTCCTTTATTGGCGTTGGAGCACTCTGGAGTTTTGAATTATGATCGATTGATGGAAATGTGTGGGAAGATTCTGGGAGGAGTGTTGAATTCTGACCATGGAGATATGGCACTCACTGCTGCTGAGATTTCAAAGTCTTTGACACCGTTGCTTCTTATGGGGAAACATCAAGCGAGAAGTTTTGCGTTGGGATTTGTGTCAAGGAAATTGATGAGTTTGGCTAAAGATAACCCTGAATTGAAAAAAGTTGTGTCTAATTTGCCTAAGTTTCTGGTTCATAAGGCACCTGAGAAGGCCGAGCCGCGTGGATTTGCAGTGGAGGCGGTACTGGAGATTGTAAAGGCAATGGAGGTTGAGGGCCAATCagagtttgttgattttgtaatgAAGATGTGTCAAGGGAAGTCTAATTTTAGAGTATTAGCTGTTGATATTATACCTCTGTTGATAAGCTCATTAGGAAACCCTCTAGGAGATATTAGTTCAGAGAATGGGTTGAAAGATTCGTGGGGCTTGGGTTGTATTGATGCTTTAGTTCAGCGGTGTTCAGACACGAGCGCTTTGATTAGAGCTCGAGCTTTGTCCAACTTGGCTCAAGTTGTGGAGTTCTTGTCTGGTGATGAAAGGAGTAGGTCGATCCTGAAACAAGCCCTTGGGTTTAACGGTGAGACTTCAGAGGGAAAAGGTGCAGTAACTGaccttttgaagaaaagatgTGTGGATGAGAAGGCGGCTGTAAGGAGAGCAGCTCTTCTTCTGGTGACAAAATTGACATCGCTTATGGGTGGTTGCTTTGATGGTAGTATCCTAAAGACAATGGGTACATCTTGTTCTGATCCGCTAATAAGTATAAGAAAGGCTGCAGTTTCAGCTATTTCCGAG GCATTCAGAATATGTACAGATGAAATTGTGACCACTGAATGGTTACATTCTGTTCCTCGGATGATCATGGACAATGAAACTAGCATCCAAGAAGAATGCGAGAATGTCTTTCATGAATTAGTTCTGGAGAGAATATTACGAGCTGGAAATGTGCTTTCTCCAGACAGTGCTTCTCTCCCTAACAACCGGAACACTACTTCAAAAGATCTAGACAGAGACATTGAAGCCTTGTTTCCAGAAGGAGTTTTGGTTCTCTTAAGGGAGCTTTGCAACAGTGAGGTTTCTCCTTGGGTTACGAAAATATGTGGAAGTTTGGGAAAGAAGAAGCGACTAAAACCAAGAGTTGCCCTTGCGCTTCAGTGTATCATAAAGGAATCTGAATCACTGTGGTTGAGTCGTTCAATGCCAATAAATAGATGGACAGCTCCTGCTGGTGCTTGGTTCCTTCTATCAGAGGTTTCAGTTTATCTTTCAAAGTCTGTCGAATGGGAATTTCTTCACCATCATTGGCAGTTGCTTGACAAGAATGACGTACAAG GGCTAGATGAACAAGGTGATGAACAGGGGGTCGAGTGTAATTCTTCTACATGGGCTGGCGATCGAGTTTGTCTTTTGCAAACAATCTCCAATGTTTCCCTTCAGCTGCCAGCAGAGCCTGCTGCAGATCTGGCTGACAATTTGCTGAAGAAAATCGAAAATTTTAACCTGCATTCTGCTGAG GTCGATGCACATGTCAAAGCATTAAAAACTTTGTGCAAAAAGAAGGCAAGCACCTCTGAGGAGGCCGATATGCTTGTCAAGAAGTGGGTAGAACAAGTTTCATTGAAAGCATCTAAGGTCACTGAGAAGTACATCGAGGGGGTTTCCAGTCATAATCATTCTTTTGTTACACCAGCAACACTCggaagtagaagaagcaagagactGGATACTGTGTCCAAGAAATTATCAAAAGCAGTCACAGCAGTATACACCATTGGATCTTGTGTCATTATATATCCTTCAGCTGACACGACCAAAATTGTTCCGTTCTTACATACTGTCATCACTTCAGGAAATTCAGACTCAAAGCTGAAAAACAAACTGCCGCAAGCTAATGTTTGCTTGAAGCAAAAAGCTCCTCTTCTCTATAGTCAGTCTTGGTTAACCATGGCGAAGATGTGTTTGGCTGACGGGAAGCTTGCTAAAAGATATCTCCCTCTCTTTGCACAG AGTGATTGTGCAGCCTTGCGTAACAATCTTGTAGTAGCGATGACAGACTTTTGTGTTCACTATACAGCCATGATTGAGTG TTACATACCGAAGATTACTAAACGTCTTCGGGATCCTTGTGAAGTTGTTAGAAGGCAAACCTTCATACTTCTCTCAAGGTTACTACAG AGAGACTACGTGAAATGGAGAGGAGTTCTCTTCCTTCGATTCCTTCTATCGCTAGTGGATGAATCTGAAAAGATACGTCGACTTGCAGACTTTTTATTTGGAAGCATCCTTAAAG TAAAGGCGCCACTTCTAGCTTACAACAGTTTCGTGGAAGCTATTTATGTCTTAAACGACTGCCATGCCCACACTGGCCATAGTAATCCAGATTctaaacaatcaagaacaaaggaTCAAGTTTTTTCTATCAG AGGGAATGATGAAAGGGCTAGGTCTAAAAGAATGCAGATCTACGTTACTTTGCTTAAACAAATGGCCCCAGAACACCTTTTGGCCACATTCGCCAAGTTATGTGCAGAGATCCTCGCAGCTGCTTCTGATGGAATGCTCAACATAGAAGATGTCACTGGTCAATCAGTTCTACAG GATGCGTTTCAGATCTTGGCGTGCAAAGAGATCCGTTTATCAGTTTCCAGAGGAGCATCGTCGGAGACAGCAGATATAGAGGAAGAAGGTGGAGATGCAGCAACTGCAAAAGGAAGGGCCATAACGCACGCTGTTAGAAAAGGTTTGATTCAGAACACGATTCCAATCTTCATTGAGCTCAAGAGGCTATTGGAGAGCAAGAACAGTCCTCTCACAGGTTCGCTCATGGACTGCCTCCGTGTCCTCCTCAAAGACTACAAGAACGAGATCGAAGAAATGCTTGTCGCTGACAAACAGCTTCAGAAAGAGCTTGTTTACGATATGCAGAAGCACGAGGCTGCAAAGGCAAGGTCCATGGCTAACCAAGGGGTTGCCTGCGGGACAAGTCATAGAAACGGTGAACCTGAAGCATCAGCAGCAAGCGAGGAGAATGTTAGAGATTCGGGATTGGAATCAAGAGTGGTTTCTGCGGCTGCTGATGTGGTGGCGGCTAAGGCAGCTAGGTCGGTGTTGAGAGAAGTGAACGGTGGAGCTGCAACGCCGCCTCTGAGCGCAATGAGTGTTCCGAAGCTAAGGTCGAGCCGTGGAGTTAGCCAGAGTGGTCGACCATCAGCTGATGTGTTGGAGTCTCTGAGAAGAAGACCAACTTTCATGTCTGATGATGAGAGTTAG
- the PRL1 gene encoding pleiotropic regulatory locus 1 (pleiotropic regulatory locus 1 (PRL1); CONTAINS InterPro DOMAIN/s: WD40 repeat 2 (InterPro:IPR019782), WD40 repeat, conserved site (InterPro:IPR019775), WD40 repeat (InterPro:IPR001680), G-protein beta WD-40 repeat, region (InterPro:IPR020472), WD40 repeat-like-containing domain (InterPro:IPR011046), WD40-repeat-containing domain (InterPro:IPR017986), WD40/YVTN repeat-like-containing domain (InterPro:IPR015943), WD40 repeat, subgroup (InterPro:IPR019781); BEST Arabidopsis thaliana protein match is: Transducin/WD40 repeat-like superfamily protein (TAIR:AT3G16650.1); Has 84704 Blast hits to 34179 proteins in 878 species: Archae - 64; Bacteria - 9610; Metazoa - 34201; Fungi - 18356; Plants - 10881; Viruses - 0; Other Eukaryotes - 11592 (source: NCBI BLink).), producing the protein MPAPTTEIEPIEAQSLKKLSLKSLKRSLELFSPVHGQFPPPDPEAKQIRLSHKMKVAFGGVEPVVSQPPRQPDRINEQPGPSNALSLAAPEGSKSTQKGATESAIVVGPTLLRPILPKGLNYTGSSGKSTTIIPANVSSYQRNLSTAALMERIPSRWPRPEWHAPWKNYRVIQGHLGWVRSVAFDPSNEWFCTGSADRTIKIWDVATGVLKLTLTGHIEQVRGLAVSNRHTYMFSAGDDKQVKCWDLEQNKVIRSYHGHLSGVYCLALHPTLDVLLTGGRDSVCRVWDIRTKMQIFALSGHDNTVCSVFTRPTDPQVVTGSHDTTIKFWDLRYGKTMSTLTHHKKSVRAMTLHPKENAFASASADNTKKFSLPKGEFCHNMLSQQKTIINAMAVNEDGVMVTGGDNGSIWFWDWKSGHSFQQSETIVQPGSLESEAGIYAACYDNTGSRLVTCEADKTIKMWKEDENATPETHPINFKPPKEIRRF; encoded by the exons ATGCCGGCTCCGACGACGGAGATCGAACCCATCGAAGCACAGTCACTGAAAAAGCTCAGTCTCAAATCCCTCAAACGATCACTTGAACTCTTCTCTCCCGTCCATGGCCAATTCCCTCCTCCTGACCCGGAAGC caaGCAGATTCGTCTCAGCCATAAG ATGAAAGTTGCGTTTGGAGGTGTAGAACCTGTTGTGAGTCAACCTCCACGTCAACCTGACCGCATCAATGAGCAGCCAGGACCTTCAAATGCTCTTTCCCTCGCAG CTCCTGAAGGGTCTAAGAGTACGCAAAAGGGTGCGACAGAGAGTGCTATTGTTGTTGGTCCAACTTTACTGCGTCCAATACTGCCTAAAGGCTT GAACTATACAGGTTCCTCAGGGAAGAGCACCACCATTATACCTGCAAATGTATCTTCATATCAAAG AAATCTGTCAACTGCTGCATTAATGGAGAGAATACCAAGTAGATGGCCCCGGCCAGAGTGGCATGCACCATGGAAGAATTACAGG GTCATTCAGGGGCACTTGGGTTGGGTCAGATCTGTTGCGTTTGACCCGAGTAATGAATGGTTTTGTACTGGTTCAGCTGATCGTACCATCAAG ATATGGGATGTAGCAACTGGAGTTCTGAAGCTAACACTTACTGGGCATATCGAGCAAGTACGAG GCCTCGCTGTAAGCAATCGACATACCTATATGTTCTCTGCTGGTGATGACAAGCAAGTCAAATGCTGGGACCTTGAGCAGAATAAG GTTATCCGATCTTATCATGGTCACTTGAGTGGTGTCTATTGCTTAGCTCTGCACCCAACTTTGGATGTTTTATTAACTGGGGGGCGAGACTCTGTCTGCAGG GTGTGGGATATTCGTACCAAGATGCAAATTTTTGCACTCTCAGGACATGACAACACCGTTTGTTCTGTATTTACTCGTCCAACA GACCCACAAGTTGTCACCGGATCCCATGACACGACCATTAAATTTTGGGACCTTCGATATG GAAAAACAATGTCAACGCTAACACATCATAAGAAATCTGTCCGAGCAATGACCCTCCATCCTAAAGA gaATGCCTTTGCTTCTGCATCAGCTGACAACACCAAGAAATTTAGCCTTCCAAAGGGAGAGTTCTGCCACAACATGCT TTCGCAACAGAAAACCATAATTAATGCAATGGCTGTAAACGAGGATGGTGTGATGGTCACTGGAG GTGATAATGGAAGTATATGGTTCTGGGACTGGAAGAGTGGTCACAGTTTCCAACAGTCAGAAACTATCGTACAGCCTG GTTCCCTGGAGAGTGAAGCGGGTATATATGCAGCGTGTTATGATAATACAGGTTCAAGATTGGTAACATGCGAGGCTGATAAGACGATAAAGATGtggaaagaagatgagaatgcAACTCCAGAAACTCATCCTATCAATTTCAAACCACCAAAGGAGATTAGGCGCTTCTAA
- the DI21 gene encoding drought-induced 21 (drought-induced 21 (DI21); CONTAINS InterPro DOMAIN/s: Late embryogenesis abundant protein, group 3 (InterPro:IPR004926); BEST Arabidopsis thaliana protein match is: Late embryogenesis abundant 3 (LEA3) family protein (TAIR:AT1G02820.1); Has 120 Blast hits to 120 proteins in 31 species: Archae - 0; Bacteria - 0; Metazoa - 0; Fungi - 0; Plants - 120; Viruses - 0; Other Eukaryotes - 0 (source: NCBI BLink).), whose amino-acid sequence MAARSLSGAVKSLCSAASGSLSCSIVLRRSYVATSQNVTAAGLSKGGSTRVMVGKMEQRGLDQEAESAWGPDPVTGYYRPSNRAAEIDPAELRELLLKNKAKSF is encoded by the exons atggCCGCTCGTTCACTCTCCGGTGCCGTTAAATCTCTTTGCTCCGCCGCATCCGGAAGTCTGTCTTGTTCCATTGTCTTAAG GAGGAGTTACGTTGCTACATCGCAGAATGTAACAGCAGCAGGATTGAGTAAGGGAGGTTCCACCAGAGTTATGGTGGGGAAGATGGAACAGAGAGGTTTAGATCAAGAGGCAGAGTCTGCTTGGGGACCAGATCCAGTTACTGGATACTACAGACCTTCCAATCGTGCGGCTGAGATTGATCCAGCTGAGCTCAGAGAGTTGCttttgaaaaacaaagcaaagtcTTTCTGA
- the SWEET17 gene encoding Nodulin MtN3 family protein (Nodulin MtN3 family protein; INVOLVED IN: biological_process unknown; LOCATED IN: endomembrane system, integral to membrane, membrane; EXPRESSED IN: 23 plant structures; EXPRESSED DURING: 13 growth stages; CONTAINS InterPro DOMAIN/s: MtN3/saliva-related transmembrane protein, conserved region (InterPro:IPR018169), RAG1-activating protein 1 homologue (InterPro:IPR018179), RAG1-activating protein-1-related (InterPro:IPR004316); BEST Arabidopsis thaliana protein match is: Nodulin MtN3 family protein (TAIR:AT3G16690.1); Has 980 Blast hits to 942 proteins in 113 species: Archae - 0; Bacteria - 0; Metazoa - 205; Fungi - 0; Plants - 645; Viruses - 0; Other Eukaryotes - 130 (source: NCBI BLink).) yields MAEASFYIGVIGNVISVLVFLSPVETFWKIVKRRSTEEYKSLPYICTLLGSSLWTYYGIVTPGEYLVSTVNGFGALVETIYVSLFLFYAPRHLKLKTVDVEAMLNVFFPIAAIVATRSAFEDEKMRSQSIGFISAGLNIIMYGSPLSAMKTVVTTKSVKYMPFWLSFFLFLNGAIWAVYALLQHDVFLLVPNGVGFVFGTMQLILYGIYRNAKPVGLSNGLSEIAQDEEEGLTSRVEPLLS; encoded by the exons ATGGCAGAGGCAAGTTTCTATATCGGAGTCATAG GAAATGTAATCTCCGTACTAGTTTTCCTCTCACCAGT GGAGACGTTTTGGAAAATAGTGAAGCGGAGATCAACGGAGGAGTACAAAAGCTTGCCGTACATTTGCACGTTGTTAGGATCATCGCTATGGACATATTACGGCATCGTCACTCCCGGAGAATATCTTGTCTCCACCGTTAATGGCTTTGGTGCTCTTGTTGAAACCATCTACGTttcactttttctcttttatgcCCCTCGACATCTCaag CTGAAAACAGTGGATGTGGAAGCGATGTTGAACGTGTTTTTTCCAATCGCGGCGATTGTGGCAACGAGAAGTGCGTTTGAAGATGAGAAGATGCGTTCTCAATCAATAGGTTTCATATCTGCTGGTCTAAACATTATAATGTATGGTTCTCCACTTTCAGCAATG AAAACAGTAGTGACAACAAAGAGCGTGAAATACATGCCGTTTTGGTTGTCGTTTTTCCTCTTCTTAAACGGCGCGATTTGGGCTGTCTATGCTTTACTCCAACACGACGTTTTCTTACTC GTGCCAAATGGAGTGGGGTTTGTGTTTGGGACAATGCAACTCATACTTTATGGAATTTACAGAAATGCCAAACCGGTTGGTTTAAGCAACGGTTTAAGTGAGATTGCtcaagatgaagaggaaggcCTCACATCACGTGTTGAACCTCTCCTCTCTTAa
- a CDS encoding Dynein light chain type 1 family protein codes for MSDGRRKKSVNGGAPAQTILDDRRSSLPEVEASPPAGKRAVIKSADMKDDMQKEAIEIAISAFEKYSVEKDIAENIKKEFDKKHGATWHCIVGRNFG; via the exons atgagtgacgggaggaggaagaagagcgTGAACGGAGGTGCACCGGCGCAAACAATCTTGGATGATCGGAGATCTAGTCTTCCGGAAGTTGAAGCTTCTCCACCGGCTGGGAAACGAGCTGTTATCAAGAGTGCCGATATGAAAGATGATATGCAAAAGGAAGCTATCGAAATCGCCATCTCC GCGTTTGAGAAGTACAGTGTGGAGAAGGATATAGCTGAGAATATAAAGAAGGAGTTTGACAAGAAACATGGTGCTACTTGGCATTGCATTGTTGGTCGCAACTTTGGTTAG
- a CDS encoding Dynein light chain type 1 family protein (Dynein light chain type 1 family protein; FUNCTIONS IN: microtubule motor activity; INVOLVED IN: microtubule-based process; LOCATED IN: microtubule associated complex; EXPRESSED IN: 23 plant structures; EXPRESSED DURING: 13 growth stages; CONTAINS InterPro DOMAIN/s: Dynein light chain, type 1/2, conserved site (InterPro:IPR019763), Dynein light chain, type 1/2 (InterPro:IPR001372); BEST Arabidopsis thaliana protein match is: Dynein light chain type 1 family protein (TAIR:AT5G20110.1); Has 1403 Blast hits to 1403 proteins in 229 species: Archae - 0; Bacteria - 0; Metazoa - 730; Fungi - 108; Plants - 264; Viruses - 0; Other Eukaryotes - 301 (source: NCBI BLink).) has translation MSDGRRKKSVNGGAPAQTILDDRRSSLPEVEASPPAGKRAVIKSADMKDDMQKEAIEIAISAFEKYSVEKDIAENIKKEFDKKHGATWHCIVGRNFGSYVTHETNHFVYFYLDQKAVLLFKSG, from the exons atgagtgacgggaggaggaagaagagcgTGAACGGAGGTGCACCGGCGCAAACAATCTTGGATGATCGGAGATCTAGTCTTCCGGAAGTTGAAGCTTCTCCACCGGCTGGGAAACGAGCTGTTATCAAGAGTGCCGATATGAAAGATGATATGCAAAAGGAAGCTATCGAAATCGCCATCTCC GCGTTTGAGAAGTACAGTGTGGAGAAGGATATAGCTGAGAATATAAAGAAGGAGTTTGACAAGAAACATGGTGCTACTTGGCATTGCATTGTTGGTCGCAACTTTG GTTCTTATGTAACGCATGAGACAAACCATTTCGTTTACTTCTACCTCGACCAGAAAGCTGTGCTGCTCTTCAAGTCGGGTTAA